The Nostoc sp. 'Lobaria pulmonaria (5183) cyanobiont' genome window below encodes:
- a CDS encoding M16 family metallopeptidase: MYGFSKFYSKFYKYPLPLLLLSLWLVAVFLLSDRPAHSQHPVISNKEKYQSTLLAKRIMPSTLTENVRKTVLENGLTVLTKEVHTAPVVTVQVWYKVGSRNEEPGVNGIAHQLEHMMFKGTLNRPIQFGRLFGALGSDSNAFTSYDQTAYYSTVERNKLKALLVLEADRMRNSQIEPEQLASEKRVVISELQGYENSPEYRLNRAVMQAVFPNHAYGLPVGGTKADVEKFEVEQVEKYYRNFYSPDNAVLVIVGDFQTANTLETIKEVFGKLPRQEAGGRGQEAGVISPSLSTQHGLNAPLPLTALSTPIVLREPGAGQLLQVVYPLPDANQPDVPALDVMDYILTEGRNSRLYQALVESGLASEVTASVTSLRESGWYEVLVTAGSKQDLKKIDLMLSSAIANVAEKGVTSEEVERAKTQLTADVILSNRDITSQAMRLGTDETTVGDYSYTDRYLAAVRLVKSADVVAVINKYLTKEARTVGFFEPTQKRITEVADKPDSAQTTENFSPGAPVLFSEVIKYLPPVDLATDAIAQVLPDEFKFTNGLRILLLPDRSTPTVTLSGYIQAGTEFDLENKAGLAAFVADNLLNGTNSKDVFTIAKVLGERGASLDFQAYREGVHIEGDSLAEDLPILLEILADVVKNSNFPVKELELHRQQTLTELQLELDEPSEVARRVFVQSIYPKKHPLHTFPTDESLQQIQRQDVIDFKAKHYRPDTTVLALVGDFDLDKVRSLIKNKFGDWEVNGKAPTLKYPTVAMPEKIVSVNPVLPDKTQAVTYMGYTGINRYDPRFHAALVLNQILGGDTLSSRLGAEVRDRQGLSYGIYSSFQALKNVGTFLIEMQTSPEDSSKAIASTCQILQQIHQQGVTVLEVETAKRTLISNYNVSLANPEELTDRILMNEVYGLDKVELHSFTDKIQKVTLTQVNQAARELLHSDKIVVVTAGPSVSAEKSIR, translated from the coding sequence ATGTATGGATTTTCCAAATTTTATTCCAAATTTTATAAATATCCCTTGCCGTTATTACTTTTAAGTTTATGGCTAGTAGCTGTTTTTTTGTTGAGCGATCGACCGGCTCATAGCCAACATCCAGTTATATCTAACAAAGAAAAATATCAGTCAACCTTGCTAGCAAAAAGAATAATGCCCTCAACACTGACAGAAAATGTCCGCAAGACAGTGCTAGAGAATGGTCTAACTGTCCTGACAAAGGAAGTGCATACTGCGCCAGTGGTGACGGTGCAGGTGTGGTACAAGGTTGGCTCACGCAACGAAGAACCGGGTGTGAATGGCATTGCCCACCAGTTGGAACACATGATGTTTAAAGGTACTTTAAATCGTCCAATTCAATTTGGACGTTTGTTTGGTGCTTTGGGTAGTGATTCCAATGCTTTTACTAGTTATGACCAAACTGCATATTACAGTACTGTGGAACGAAACAAGCTGAAAGCGCTCTTGGTGCTGGAAGCAGACAGAATGCGAAATTCTCAGATTGAGCCGGAGCAATTAGCGAGTGAAAAGCGGGTAGTAATTTCGGAGTTGCAGGGTTACGAAAATAGTCCAGAATATCGCCTGAACCGCGCCGTCATGCAGGCGGTGTTTCCCAATCATGCTTACGGGTTGCCTGTAGGTGGCACCAAAGCTGATGTCGAAAAATTTGAAGTTGAGCAGGTAGAAAAATATTACCGTAATTTTTACAGTCCCGATAATGCCGTCTTAGTGATTGTTGGAGATTTTCAAACTGCAAACACCCTCGAAACAATTAAAGAAGTATTTGGCAAATTACCGAGGCAGGAGGCAGGGGGCAGGGGGCAGGAGGCAGGAGTTATTTCTCCATCACTTAGCACTCAGCACGGGCTAAACGCCCCGCTACCGCTAACAGCACTCAGCACTCCCATAGTATTGCGAGAACCGGGAGCAGGGCAGCTGTTACAAGTTGTGTATCCGCTACCGGATGCAAATCAACCGGATGTCCCGGCGCTGGATGTAATGGATTACATTTTGACAGAAGGACGGAATTCTAGACTTTATCAGGCATTGGTGGAATCAGGTTTAGCTAGTGAAGTTACAGCATCCGTCACCAGTTTGCGAGAATCTGGTTGGTATGAAGTGTTGGTAACGGCTGGTTCTAAACAAGATTTGAAAAAAATTGACTTAATGTTGAGTAGCGCGATCGCCAATGTAGCAGAAAAAGGTGTGACATCTGAGGAAGTAGAACGAGCCAAAACTCAATTAACAGCAGATGTAATTTTGAGTAACCGTGATATCACCTCTCAAGCAATGCGGTTGGGTACTGATGAGACAACTGTTGGTGATTATAGCTACACAGACCGCTATTTGGCTGCTGTCCGTCTAGTGAAGTCGGCTGATGTCGTTGCTGTGATTAACAAATACCTGACAAAAGAAGCGCGGACAGTTGGCTTTTTTGAACCAACTCAGAAGCGGATAACAGAGGTTGCTGACAAACCAGACTCAGCCCAAACTACAGAAAACTTCTCTCCTGGCGCACCCGTACTTTTTTCTGAGGTGATAAAGTACTTACCGCCTGTGGATTTGGCTACAGATGCGATTGCCCAAGTCTTACCTGATGAATTTAAATTTACCAACGGACTGCGGATATTACTGTTACCCGATCGGAGTACTCCCACCGTAACCTTGAGCGGTTATATTCAAGCTGGGACAGAATTCGATCTAGAGAATAAAGCTGGATTAGCTGCTTTTGTGGCAGATAATTTGCTCAATGGCACTAATAGCAAGGATGTCTTTACTATTGCTAAAGTCTTAGGAGAACGAGGGGCAAGTCTAGACTTTCAAGCCTACCGTGAAGGTGTGCATATCGAAGGTGATAGTTTAGCAGAGGATTTGCCGATACTCCTAGAGATATTGGCAGATGTTGTAAAAAATAGTAACTTTCCAGTCAAAGAGTTGGAATTGCATCGCCAACAAACTTTAACCGAACTGCAACTGGAATTAGATGAGCCATCAGAAGTAGCCAGAAGAGTATTTGTTCAGTCAATTTATCCGAAAAAACATCCCTTACATACTTTTCCCACAGACGAAAGTTTACAGCAGATTCAGCGCCAGGATGTGATTGATTTCAAAGCTAAACATTATCGTCCAGATACAACAGTGCTAGCGCTGGTGGGAGATTTTGATCTAGACAAAGTGCGATCGCTGATTAAAAATAAGTTTGGCGATTGGGAAGTTAACGGAAAAGCACCCACATTAAAATATCCCACGGTGGCAATGCCGGAGAAAATCGTTAGTGTCAACCCAGTTTTACCAGATAAAACCCAAGCTGTAACTTATATGGGTTACACAGGCATTAACCGTTACGATCCTCGATTTCATGCAGCCTTAGTATTGAACCAGATTTTGGGAGGCGATACCTTATCTAGTAGACTAGGTGCAGAAGTGCGCGATCGCCAAGGTTTGAGCTATGGAATTTATAGCTCCTTCCAAGCTCTTAAGAATGTAGGGACATTTTTGATTGAGATGCAGACTAGTCCTGAAGATAGCAGTAAAGCGATCGCTAGCACCTGTCAAATACTACAGCAAATCCATCAACAAGGTGTAACTGTACTAGAAGTAGAAACAGCTAAACGCACTCTCATCAGCAATTACAACGTTTCCCTGGCAAACCCAGAGGAATTAACAGATAGAATTCTGATGAATGAAGTCTACGGGCTAGATAAAGTAGAATTGCACTCCTTCACTGATAAAATCCAGAAAGTCACCCTTACCCAAGTGAATCAAGCGGCTCGTGAGTTACTCCACTCAGATAAAATCGTAGTCGTTACTGCTGGACCATCTGTGTCAGCAGAGAAAAGCATTAGGTAG
- a CDS encoding VOC family protein yields MHHASIRTANIHRAIAFYELLGFTISERFTTGYTLACWMEGLGGRIELIQIPEPKPAPDAFADEHYVGYYHLSFDLTEITSDLPSWLTNLQERAFIAAESQTEGLEPLKVLLEPTQQQIGDRIYEVAFIADTDGLPLEFIRVLAKLP; encoded by the coding sequence ATGCACCACGCTTCTATTCGGACTGCGAATATTCATCGAGCGATCGCTTTCTACGAACTTTTAGGGTTTACAATCTCAGAACGCTTTACTACAGGCTACACCCTAGCCTGCTGGATGGAAGGATTGGGCGGCAGAATTGAACTGATCCAAATTCCCGAACCAAAACCAGCCCCAGATGCGTTTGCTGACGAACATTATGTGGGATATTATCATCTCTCGTTCGATTTAACTGAAATTACATCAGATTTACCTAGCTGGTTGACAAATTTACAAGAACGTGCATTTATAGCTGCTGAGAGCCAAACCGAAGGATTAGAACCGTTGAAGGTGCTTTTAGAACCGACACAACAGCAAATAGGCGATCGCATTTACGAAGTGGCTTTCATCGCCGATACGGATGGCTTACCTCTGGAATTCATTCGGGTTTTAGCAAAACTCCCATAA
- a CDS encoding photosystem II protein Y produces the protein MDIDFRIAIVLAPIAIAASWAVFNIGAAALRQIQGFFDREA, from the coding sequence ATGGATATCGATTTCCGTATAGCGATCGTTTTAGCACCAATTGCCATTGCCGCCAGCTGGGCAGTGTTTAATATTGGCGCTGCGGCTTTAAGACAAATTCAAGGCTTTTTTGATCGGGAAGCCTAA
- a CDS encoding ABC transporter substrate-binding protein, with protein sequence MIQLRKSKQLVALVLLGLLTSWIVSCSTGNVNTSTKQATSGAGTVEFWTMQLQPQFTDYFKSLIANFESQNPSIKINWVDVPWAAMENKILTAVSAKTPPDVVNLNPGFASQLAGRNAWLDLDAKVPNDVRSSYLPNIWESCTLNGKSFGIPWYLTTRLTIYNTDLLKQAGINKVPATYAELAQTAQQIKDKTGKYAFFVTFVPQDSGEVLESFVQMGVTLIDAEGKAAFNSAQGKAAFQYWVDLYKKGLLPKEALTQGHRHAIDLYQSGETAFLASGPEFLKTIANNAPKIAQASGIAPQLTGDTGKKNVAVMNIVIPRDSKQPDGAVKFALFVTNDENQLAFAKAANVLPSTIKALSDSYFKDVPANASTIEKARVMSAQELPKAEILTPTLKDFNKLQKAVYENLQAAMLGEKTVDKAVEDAAQEWNQR encoded by the coding sequence ATGATTCAATTGCGAAAATCTAAACAACTTGTTGCTTTGGTACTGCTTGGCTTATTAACCAGTTGGATTGTAAGTTGCAGTACAGGTAATGTTAATACAAGTACAAAACAAGCTACTTCAGGAGCGGGAACTGTTGAGTTTTGGACAATGCAACTCCAACCTCAATTTACCGACTACTTCAAAAGCCTAATTGCGAATTTTGAATCGCAAAATCCAAGTATAAAGATTAACTGGGTTGATGTACCTTGGGCGGCAATGGAGAACAAAATATTAACAGCTGTCTCCGCAAAAACGCCACCTGATGTAGTTAACTTGAATCCGGGTTTTGCTTCCCAACTTGCCGGACGAAATGCCTGGTTAGATTTAGATGCAAAAGTCCCAAATGATGTACGTTCCTCCTATCTGCCGAATATCTGGGAATCTTGTACGCTTAATGGTAAGAGTTTTGGGATTCCCTGGTATCTCACCACACGGTTAACCATTTATAACACTGATTTATTAAAACAGGCAGGTATCAATAAAGTCCCTGCAACCTACGCAGAATTAGCACAAACTGCGCAACAAATTAAAGACAAGACGGGAAAATATGCCTTTTTTGTAACTTTCGTACCGCAAGATTCCGGTGAAGTGCTGGAATCTTTTGTGCAAATGGGAGTTACCCTAATAGATGCTGAGGGGAAAGCGGCGTTTAATTCAGCACAAGGGAAAGCTGCGTTTCAGTATTGGGTAGACTTGTATAAAAAAGGGTTACTTCCTAAAGAGGCTTTAACCCAAGGACATCGCCACGCGATCGATTTATACCAATCTGGAGAGACGGCGTTTCTAGCTTCTGGGCCAGAGTTCCTGAAAACGATCGCTAATAATGCCCCAAAAATTGCTCAAGCTTCGGGAATAGCACCTCAACTCACTGGTGATACAGGTAAGAAAAACGTTGCGGTGATGAACATAGTTATTCCCCGCGATAGCAAACAACCAGATGGCGCTGTGAAATTTGCTTTATTTGTTACTAATGACGAAAATCAGTTAGCCTTTGCTAAAGCTGCAAATGTCCTACCTTCTACAATCAAAGCATTGTCTGATAGTTACTTTAAAGATGTTCCAGCTAATGCTTCAACAATAGAAAAGGCGCGAGTTATGAGCGCTCAAGAACTGCCAAAGGCAGAAATCTTAACCCCTACCTTGAAGGATTTCAACAAACTGCAAAAGGCTGTTTACGAAAACTTGCAAGCAGCAATGTTAGGCGAGAAGACTGTAGATAAAGCTGTAGAAGATGCGGCGCAAGAATGGAATCAAAGATAA
- the pilM gene encoding type IV pilus assembly protein PilM → MVKSFNSLFGKSKKGVGIELAPERVNVVQLRKQGQGLKLEIYTSVAVPEGIVIDGQISDPPAMAQLIQQALAESKIKTSRVATGVPGRDSIVRIIPVPAELDDKELREMVLNHEAGLYLPYPREEADVDYQKLGYFVDEDGIEKVHVLLVATRKEITDTYISTFEQAGLQIDVLEINSFALIRTIREQLRQFGPQEAAVLVDIEFDSTEIAIIVNGVPQFSRTVPIGTYQMQTALARAMSLPTSRDMELLHGMVIPATPIDGGKTGVTELDPSMAAILRVLGELTDELRRSIDFYLNQSENLEVAQILLAGPGGGLQQLDEFFTQRLSLPTTQIDPIGSLSLEVDTDKYPQVQRSGLAIVLGLGMREV, encoded by the coding sequence GTGGTAAAAAGCTTCAATAGTCTGTTTGGCAAATCGAAAAAAGGGGTAGGCATTGAACTTGCTCCCGAACGGGTAAATGTTGTTCAGCTACGCAAGCAGGGTCAAGGCTTGAAACTAGAAATCTATACATCGGTAGCAGTTCCAGAAGGGATAGTTATCGATGGTCAAATCAGCGACCCTCCAGCAATGGCGCAATTAATCCAGCAGGCGCTAGCTGAGAGCAAAATCAAAACTTCTCGCGTTGCTACTGGTGTCCCAGGACGAGATTCTATCGTTCGGATTATACCAGTGCCAGCAGAATTAGATGATAAAGAACTGCGAGAAATGGTGCTGAACCATGAAGCAGGTTTGTATTTACCCTATCCTCGTGAAGAGGCTGATGTAGATTATCAGAAACTTGGGTATTTTGTAGATGAAGATGGCATTGAAAAAGTACACGTACTCCTAGTTGCCACCCGCAAGGAGATAACGGATACCTATATAAGTACCTTCGAGCAAGCAGGATTACAAATTGATGTTTTAGAAATTAACAGTTTTGCTCTAATTCGGACTATTCGTGAACAACTGCGACAATTTGGGCCGCAAGAAGCAGCAGTACTAGTTGATATCGAGTTCGATAGTACAGAAATCGCCATCATCGTTAACGGAGTACCGCAATTTTCGCGCACAGTCCCAATCGGGACTTATCAAATGCAAACTGCCTTAGCAAGGGCAATGAGCTTACCTACATCACGAGATATGGAACTGTTACACGGAATGGTTATTCCTGCAACTCCCATAGACGGCGGTAAAACTGGCGTTACCGAACTCGATCCTAGCATGGCTGCCATATTGAGAGTCTTGGGAGAATTAACGGATGAACTGCGCCGTTCCATCGATTTTTACCTGAATCAAAGTGAAAATTTGGAGGTAGCGCAGATTTTATTAGCTGGGCCAGGAGGTGGACTTCAACAGTTAGATGAATTTTTTACTCAACGATTGAGTTTGCCAACTACCCAAATAGATCCAATCGGGTCTTTATCTTTGGAAGTTGACACTGATAAATATCCACAGGTACAACGCTCTGGTCTGGCGATTGTACTCGGTCTAGGAATGCGGGAGGTGTAA
- a CDS encoding gamma carbonic anhydrase family protein: protein MSTASYWTSPDFSQAAFIAANAVVIGSVNIAAEVSIWYGAVVRGDVERIEIGKCTNIQDGAILHCDAGFPTILEDHVTVGHRAVVHSAYIERGSLIGIGAVVLDGVRVGTGTIIGAGAVVTKNVPPLSLVVGIPGKVLRQLTDVEAAELIEHAKRYQKLALVHAGKGTDIGFSKA, encoded by the coding sequence GTGTCTACCGCTTCTTACTGGACATCTCCTGATTTTTCTCAAGCTGCGTTCATTGCAGCCAATGCTGTTGTTATCGGTTCGGTAAATATAGCAGCAGAAGTGAGCATTTGGTATGGAGCAGTGGTTAGGGGAGATGTAGAACGGATTGAAATTGGCAAATGCACAAATATTCAGGATGGTGCAATTTTACATTGTGATGCTGGTTTTCCAACAATCTTAGAAGATCATGTTACCGTAGGGCATCGCGCTGTAGTACATTCTGCCTACATTGAGCGTGGAAGTTTGATTGGCATTGGCGCAGTGGTTTTAGATGGAGTACGAGTGGGCACTGGTACCATTATTGGTGCTGGCGCAGTGGTAACTAAAAATGTACCGCCTTTGTCGCTAGTTGTCGGTATTCCTGGTAAAGTATTACGCCAACTAACAGACGTTGAAGCCGCAGAACTGATTGAACACGCTAAACGTTACCAAAAGTTAGCTTTAGTTCATGCTGGTAAGGGTACTGATATTGGTTTTAGCAAGGCTTAG
- a CDS encoding amidase: MNEVDLAFTPALELAQLIRRREISPLELVEIYLERIGQLNPQLGSYFTVTAELAIADAKAKTELLTTTSELPPFFGVPISIKDLNAVAGVTCTYGNPALLNNIPNYDDGVVTRIKQAGFTILGKTATSELGSFPYSEPMGFPPARNPWNLEYTPGGSSGGAAAAVAAGLCAIAQGSDGGGSIRGPAACCGLVGIKPSRGRVSKAPVGERLAGIAVNGPIARTVADAAALLDAISGYMTGDPYWLPDPEPSFLAATQTKLGALRIAFDTSISPLGEADANCQQGVRQTVQLLEQLGHHVEQKSPDFSGLVEPFQIVWQAGVAASGLPVEALQPLNRWLFARTGSVAQYLQAVSQMQVVARQIVAFFDTVDVLVLPVYLHSPIRIGEWASLSLEETFQNIIEWVAPCPPANATGQPAIAIPVGFDSKGLPMSVQLIGKPAAEATIISLAAQLEAANPWIDHRPAWAISG, encoded by the coding sequence ATGAATGAAGTTGATTTAGCATTTACCCCAGCACTAGAGTTGGCGCAATTGATTCGTCGTCGGGAAATATCACCGCTAGAGTTGGTAGAAATATATTTAGAACGGATTGGGCAATTAAATCCCCAATTAGGAAGTTATTTTACGGTGACGGCAGAATTAGCGATCGCAGATGCCAAAGCCAAAACAGAATTATTGACAACTACCTCAGAACTACCGCCATTTTTTGGCGTGCCGATTTCCATTAAAGACCTCAATGCTGTAGCAGGTGTTACCTGTACTTATGGAAATCCAGCATTACTGAACAATATCCCTAACTATGATGATGGCGTTGTAACGCGGATTAAGCAAGCTGGATTTACTATTCTTGGTAAAACAGCGACTTCCGAATTAGGTTCATTTCCATACAGCGAACCTATGGGTTTTCCCCCAGCCAGAAATCCGTGGAATTTAGAATACACCCCTGGCGGTTCCAGTGGTGGCGCAGCGGCCGCAGTAGCAGCGGGATTGTGTGCGATCGCTCAAGGTTCTGATGGCGGTGGTTCGATTCGGGGACCTGCGGCTTGTTGTGGTTTGGTAGGAATTAAGCCATCTAGAGGCAGGGTAAGTAAAGCACCCGTAGGCGAACGCCTCGCTGGAATTGCCGTCAACGGGCCAATCGCCCGCACTGTAGCTGATGCTGCTGCCCTTTTGGATGCCATCTCTGGGTACATGACAGGCGATCCTTACTGGTTGCCAGATCCCGAACCATCATTTCTCGCTGCCACTCAGACAAAACTTGGTGCTTTGCGAATTGCCTTTGACACTAGCATTTCTCCTTTGGGAGAAGCTGACGCGAACTGTCAGCAAGGTGTCCGCCAAACAGTCCAGTTATTAGAACAACTCGGCCATCACGTTGAACAAAAATCTCCAGATTTTAGTGGTTTAGTTGAACCATTTCAAATCGTTTGGCAAGCTGGGGTAGCTGCATCAGGACTTCCTGTTGAAGCCTTGCAACCATTGAATCGCTGGTTATTTGCACGTACAGGTTCTGTTGCCCAGTATTTGCAAGCAGTTTCCCAAATGCAGGTAGTGGCACGTCAAATTGTGGCGTTTTTCGATACCGTTGATGTGCTGGTATTGCCAGTTTATTTACATTCACCCATCCGCATTGGGGAATGGGCTTCACTGAGTCTAGAAGAGACATTCCAAAATATTATTGAGTGGGTTGCCCCTTGTCCACCTGCGAATGCAACTGGACAACCTGCGATCGCAATTCCTGTGGGCTTTGACAGTAAGGGTTTACCCATGAGCGTGCAGCTAATTGGTAAACCTGCCGCTGAAGCCACAATCATCAGCCTAGCAGCACAATTAGAAGCGGCTAACCCTTGGATTGATCATCGTCCAGCTTGGGCAATATCGGGCTAA
- a CDS encoding TIGR02652 family protein codes for MNPGLQYPMFGPEIQCPHCRQTIPALTLTDTYLCSRHGAFEANPKNGELIHLQSGRHWRRWNNEWYRQHTHPDGIRFEIHEALDKLYNQGFRATRVIIARRYQELMSSYLERSTPWRSEQPEATAARLYGLPVEFSPDTSDDACWEVINFDLEKEPGVPVRYPYFRLFE; via the coding sequence ATGAATCCAGGTTTGCAGTACCCGATGTTTGGGCCGGAAATACAGTGTCCCCATTGTCGCCAGACTATTCCGGCGTTGACACTAACAGATACCTATTTGTGTTCTCGTCATGGCGCGTTTGAAGCTAATCCTAAAAATGGAGAGTTAATCCATTTGCAATCGGGGCGTCATTGGCGGAGGTGGAATAATGAATGGTATAGACAACATACTCATCCTGATGGTATTCGCTTTGAAATTCACGAAGCATTAGATAAGCTCTATAACCAAGGCTTTCGAGCAACACGAGTGATTATTGCTCGACGCTATCAGGAATTGATGAGTAGCTACTTGGAACGCAGCACCCCTTGGCGTTCTGAACAACCAGAAGCTACTGCTGCGCGATTGTACGGTTTACCTGTGGAGTTTAGCCCCGATACTTCAGATGATGCCTGTTGGGAAGTAATTAATTTTGACTTGGAAAAAGAGCCTGGTGTCCCTGTACGCTACCCTTATTTCAGGTTGTTTGAATAA
- the map gene encoding type I methionyl aminopeptidase: MNIFSNLLPQTTQPATSKKQRRGIEIKSPREIEIMRQSAIIVATVLKEISELVKPGMTTADLDAYAEKRIREMGATPSFKGYHGFPGSICSSINNEAVHGIPSPKKVIRVGDVLKVDTGAYYQGFHGDSCISIAVGEVTQEAAKLIRVAEEALYKGIEQVKAGVYLLDLAGAIEDHVKSNGFSIVEEFTGHGVGRNLHEEPSVFNYRTREMPNVKLRAGMTLAIEPILNAGSRHTRTLSDRWTAVTMDNSLSAQFEHTVLVTETGYEILTDRSKV; this comes from the coding sequence ATGAACATTTTCAGTAACTTACTTCCTCAAACAACTCAGCCTGCAACATCGAAAAAACAGCGCCGAGGAATTGAAATTAAATCACCGCGTGAAATTGAAATCATGCGGCAATCAGCCATAATTGTGGCCACTGTCCTCAAAGAAATTTCCGAGCTAGTAAAGCCAGGAATGACAACAGCTGATTTGGATGCTTATGCAGAAAAGCGCATCCGCGAAATGGGTGCAACACCAAGTTTTAAAGGATATCACGGTTTTCCAGGTTCTATTTGCTCCAGCATTAACAATGAAGCAGTACATGGCATTCCTAGCCCCAAGAAAGTTATCCGCGTCGGGGATGTATTAAAAGTAGATACGGGCGCTTATTATCAAGGCTTTCATGGTGATTCTTGTATTTCAATTGCTGTCGGTGAAGTGACGCAAGAAGCTGCTAAATTAATTCGTGTAGCAGAAGAAGCTTTATATAAAGGCATTGAGCAAGTTAAGGCTGGTGTATACCTACTTGACTTAGCTGGAGCAATTGAAGATCATGTGAAATCTAACGGCTTTAGTATAGTCGAAGAATTCACTGGACACGGTGTCGGCCGTAACCTACATGAAGAACCTTCAGTATTTAACTATCGTACCCGCGAGATGCCAAATGTTAAACTTCGGGCGGGGATGACGCTGGCAATTGAGCCAATTTTAAATGCGGGTTCCAGACACACACGGACATTATCTGACCGTTGGACAGCAGTCACTATGGATAATTCTTTGTCAGCTCAGTTTGAGCATACAGTTTTGGTAACGGAGACTGGTTATGAGATTTTGACTGACCGTTCTAAGGTGTAA
- a CDS encoding bifunctional folylpolyglutamate synthase/dihydrofolate synthase yields MDIDSVIQPLQRFGVHLGLDRIVNLLANLGNPHHQVPVIHIAGTNGKGSVCAYLSSVLTEAGYRTGRYTSPHLVDWTERICLNEQQISSEELSQLLEKVQAVIRPDDESATQFEVITAATWLYFAQQQVDVAVVEVGLGGRLDATNVCLEPLVTLITSISREHWQQLGPTIADIAREKAGILKPGCPVVVGPLPLEADQVVRSRALELQCPLFTPQSAREITTGWAEYQNIQNSKLIKYPLPLAGQIQLTNSALALAALEILQQQGWQISEEAIINGIAKTKWPGRMQSTTWNNHKLLLDGAHNTAAAEVLRQYVDSLDAVNPKPVNWVMGMFADKDHTDIFTALLRPGDRLYLVPIPVEPWPGRTSADLDYLSNLAYSLCPQLSDRQIHPDLFTALAAATLTATTKDLIVLCGSLYLVGDFLATTDIIRKS; encoded by the coding sequence TTGGATATCGATTCTGTAATACAACCGCTGCAACGCTTTGGCGTCCATCTGGGACTTGATCGCATTGTCAATTTATTGGCAAATCTTGGCAATCCTCATCACCAAGTCCCAGTAATTCATATTGCTGGCACTAATGGCAAAGGTTCAGTTTGTGCCTATCTTTCCTCAGTACTCACTGAGGCTGGTTATCGTACAGGACGCTACACTTCCCCCCATTTAGTTGATTGGACAGAACGTATTTGTCTGAATGAACAGCAAATTTCCTCTGAAGAATTGAGCCAATTATTAGAAAAAGTCCAAGCGGTTATTCGCCCTGATGACGAATCAGCAACTCAGTTTGAAGTAATTACAGCTGCCACTTGGTTATATTTTGCCCAGCAGCAAGTTGATGTGGCTGTGGTAGAAGTCGGACTAGGAGGGCGCTTAGATGCTACTAATGTCTGCTTAGAACCTTTGGTTACGCTCATTACTTCCATTAGCCGGGAACACTGGCAGCAACTTGGCCCTACCATCGCTGATATTGCTAGAGAAAAAGCAGGTATTCTCAAACCTGGATGTCCCGTTGTGGTTGGGCCATTACCACTAGAGGCAGACCAAGTGGTGCGATCGCGTGCTTTAGAATTACAATGCCCACTTTTTACACCTCAATCCGCCCGTGAAATCACTACAGGGTGGGCAGAATATCAAAATATTCAAAATTCTAAATTAATTAAATACCCTTTGCCGTTAGCGGGACAAATTCAGTTAACTAATTCAGCTTTGGCTTTAGCTGCTTTAGAAATTCTCCAACAACAGGGTTGGCAGATTTCAGAAGAAGCCATAATTAACGGCATAGCCAAAACTAAATGGCCGGGGCGGATGCAATCGACTACTTGGAACAACCATAAATTATTACTTGATGGCGCTCATAATACTGCCGCCGCCGAAGTTCTTCGCCAGTATGTCGATAGCTTAGACGCAGTTAACCCCAAGCCCGTCAATTGGGTTATGGGAATGTTTGCCGATAAGGATCATACTGATATTTTTACCGCTCTGCTGCGACCAGGCGATCGCCTTTATTTAGTGCCAATACCAGTAGAACCTTGGCCCGGTAGAACTTCTGCTGACTTAGACTACTTATCAAACCTAGCTTACAGCCTCTGTCCCCAATTAAGCGATCGCCAAATTCATCCAGATTTATTCACAGCACTAGCAGCCGCAACTTTAACCGCTACCACAAAAGATTTAATCGTTTTGTGTGGTTCCCTTTATTTAGTCGGCGATTTTTTAGCAACCACCGATATAATTCGTAAATCATAA